Genomic DNA from Nostoc sp. ATCC 53789:
CGTCTACACCTGATGGGGAAGAGATAAAACAGGTGATTAGGCAGGAATTAGCCCAAGCGATCGCTCAGATTAAGGGTTTAATAGATGAGCGTAATGGTGGAGTTGCCCTACAAACACAAGAGGCTGTTTCCGTTGAGCAGCAAGTCCTACCAGATTATTCAGCAATACGCGAAAATATCCTTTCTAAATTGAAAACAGGTAAGCAGTCAGCAGCCAAGGCAATTGACGCTTTTATTGAGTCACTGGGTGCTGTAAAGTCAGAACAACAGCCAGCAACTGTGGAATTAGATGTAGCGAGTTAGAATTTTTGTGCTGGCGACTATTAACCAGTCAACTTAATCACACCTTGGCTGACTAAATGTTCAAGCTGAGAATGATGCTGTGTTTGCTCACGTAGCAACTTGAGTTGCTCGTAAGTGACAATGTGTAATCCGGGACGGACAACATAACCTTGAATGCTAATGCTTTGTGGTTGCTGGCTATCGGTGCGGTTGTAGGAAATTGAAGGCATATTTACATTACGTAAGTTAGAACTGATTAGTAGAAGAAAGTTTAATTCTTCATTCTCTTACAGCTTCACACAAGTTCCTCTTAAAAGGTGATTATAGAAGCCTATTAGATTGCTGGTCGCTCCTCTAATAAACCTTGTACAAAGCCGCAGAAATCACCCGAAAAAGCGCAGACTGTAGATTAACCGTTCGACTACAGGAGATGCTCTCCTAAAACTCAACTGGCTTTGCCTTTAATTCAAAGCCACCACAGAAGTAGCCGTACATAGTTAATTTTCGTATGCTGCTTGATTGTTAGTCGTTTTCCCCTTATCCTCACAAAAGGTAGTAATAGTAAAGTAAATTTCCTTTTCAAGGCAATACTTCAGGGTGATTTATGAACAAAGGCGAATTAGTGGATGCTGTAGCAGCAAAGACCAACATCACAAAAAAGCAAGCCGATGAAGTCATTAGTGCTTTTTTGTCAGTAGTTATCGAAGCTGTAGCGAATGGAGAGAAGATAACGCTGGTAGGGTTTGGCTCATTCGAGCGGCGCGATCGCTCAGAGCGCGAAGGGCGTAATCCGAAAACCAATGAGCCAATGACTATCCCAGCGACCAAAGTGCCTGCGTTTTCTGCTGGGAAACAGTTTAAAGAAAAAGTAGCGCCATAGATGAATGGCTTTACCACTGGCAATCTAATCCGATGCAAAGCCATAATCGATTAATTCAAGTATCGAATCGACTATGAAACTTTGACTGCTTCTTAGGGAGTAACGTTACTACAATTCTGGTATTACTCCCGTATCAACAAATCTGTTTCTGTTAAAATCGCGTCTTCCAGCACGTAACTTTTGAGGCAGTGCCATGTGTGCAAAGGGATTTGGACAACCCCAACCCACCAAAATCGATAAACTTGTTGAATCTGCGGTGCGTTATTGCCACAAGCGACACCCAGAAGCCTTAGACCAAATTTTTGACAATCTGCCTGTTAAGCTCAACCAAGAAGTAGTAACAGGGATTTTGGCAGCATTGCAGAAAGATATTGACACTTTGAGTTGGTTTTGCGGCTATATGGCATCAGAAATCAACCGCAGTGAGGACAACCAAAAGCCTCATCATCCCATCGCCGAACTTAGCAAAACTCTGATTACATCGGGGATGGAACCGTTTACTGATTTTATGCCTTATCCTGGTTGCCGCCTCGTCATACTCAATTCGGAAAAATTTGAATCATTACCAAAGTCAGTTCAAACCATAGTGCAGCAGGCTTTTGATATTAGAGAAAGTAGTGGGACAGAGGCACAAACGATAAATGATGCGTTGCTACAAGAGTTGATGGTTCAGGAGTAAGTAAAAAATTGGAATGTTATGGAGTACCCACACGCCAACTCTTGGAGACGCTTTGCTCCCGCAAGATCCACGTTCGCGTAGCGTGCCGTAGGCAAGTGGTACGGCATCGTCTCCACTTATAAAGCATAAATAAGCCACCCTACCCAAAAGGCTGCCCCCACCGTTCCCAGTTATCCTTATTAAATGGACTGCGCCACTTCAAAATAAGGTTCAACTCTAACTCTTGCCGTGTGCGTCGATCAACCGGAGCATCCCACCAAAATGCGGCGTTGACTGCTGTTTGTAACCCATAGTGATAATGTAAATCCTGGTAGCTGGCGATGTAATCTTTGCAGGCGTGTATACCCTGCCATCGCTTGTTACTGCGGCACTTTTCGCCTACGTACAAAATAACAGAAGCCGCCGAGTCTATGATGAAATATACACAAGCTGACCCAGGACTATCAACTGGCATTCGATAAAACGACATTGGCACAAGCCGCAGCAAGAGTGGATCAATTTGGTCTGGGTCGCAGTGCTTAGGGGTAAGGTCAAATAATGCCGTCTGCTGTGGTGGTTTGTTTTCTCTCACCTTATGCTGATATTCAAAAATCTGAGATTTCCACTTCAACAGCGCCTCAAGACTCATTACCAGTGTCTCTGCTGTGCGTGCTGGTGTGACAGTCAAATCAGAAAATAAATTTAGCTGGTTGGGTTCCAAGGTGATTAATGGGAATGTACAAACCAGTAGATTATCGCCCACAACTGGATGGAGTCAAACCTGTTAGCAGCTTACTAGAGCGATCGCTGTGTTGATTTTGGGCATTTTAAAATAGCGTTTCCTCAATATTGCCATGTTTAAAGGATTTAGTCGCCCAAAGAAAAAATCAGTGCTTGAGGACAATGAACTGACCACAGGGATTGTTCAACATCCAGTTACGGGACTTTGGCAGACATGGATATCATTTACAGGTAATGATATTCAATGTATTACCGCCCATGCGAACCCTGATGATGCTGACCGGGTAGCGAAACAGATGGCTTCGGCTTGGAGTGAAGGGAAATATAAAACTGGGGAAGAGGTGACAGCTTTTATCCAATCACTGCCTACTGATGCTGTCATAGACCCATTACCCCAAAATATTGTGATGCAACTGAGCAAGCAGGCATTAAGCGCAAGAAAGTAAGAAAGAGCGATGGCTTTACAGAGTACGTTCAATTGCTGCCAAATTGGGCATTTCAAGGAAGACCGTGGGTTTAGGAATCTGGATCGATGCAGTTGAGATGCTCA
This window encodes:
- a CDS encoding GIY-YIG nuclease family protein; translation: MGDNLLVCTFPLITLEPNQLNLFSDLTVTPARTAETLVMSLEALLKWKSQIFEYQHKVRENKPPQQTALFDLTPKHCDPDQIDPLLLRLVPMSFYRMPVDSPGSACVYFIIDSAASVILYVGEKCRSNKRWQGIHACKDYIASYQDLHYHYGLQTAVNAAFWWDAPVDRRTRQELELNLILKWRSPFNKDNWERWGQPFG
- a CDS encoding HU family DNA-binding protein; translated protein: MNKGELVDAVAAKTNITKKQADEVISAFLSVVIEAVANGEKITLVGFGSFERRDRSEREGRNPKTNEPMTIPATKVPAFSAGKQFKEKVAP